The proteins below come from a single Verrucomicrobiota bacterium genomic window:
- a CDS encoding Gfo/Idh/MocA family oxidoreductase, whose product MSQGKINVAIVGLGFGAEFIPIYQRHPNASMYAICQRNPKKLEAIGDAFGVEKRFTDYRQLLNDPNVDVVHINSPIPDHAWMSIEGLKAGKHVACTVPMATSIEDCRKIVELQKKTGLKYMMMETVVYAREFLYIKELYEKGALGKIQFLQASHQQDMDGWPNYWPGLPPMWYATHCVGPVCGLTRATAEYVSCFGSGTIRKELIKKYNSPFAVETTHIKFKNSDLSARIYRSLFDVARQYRESIDVYGSKRTFEWTLIEHEPHVLHTAKLPEPKIPKKIKAPDYAKLLPKPIQRFTTKGVYDLAKKTHLSFTQGAGHGGSHPHMVHEFLTALVKDRDPFPNAKQSANWTCVGLCAHQSALKGGQIVKLPAFTI is encoded by the coding sequence ATGAGCCAAGGGAAGATTAACGTTGCTATCGTCGGGCTTGGTTTCGGAGCCGAATTTATTCCCATTTACCAGCGGCATCCGAACGCCAGCATGTACGCCATCTGCCAGCGCAATCCCAAAAAGCTGGAAGCGATCGGCGACGCGTTCGGCGTGGAAAAACGGTTCACGGATTACCGCCAACTGCTCAACGACCCGAACGTGGACGTGGTCCACATCAACTCGCCCATCCCGGATCACGCCTGGATGTCCATCGAAGGCTTGAAAGCCGGCAAACACGTCGCGTGCACCGTGCCGATGGCGACCTCAATCGAGGATTGCCGCAAGATCGTGGAGCTCCAAAAAAAGACCGGCCTCAAATACATGATGATGGAGACCGTCGTGTATGCCCGCGAGTTTCTTTACATCAAGGAACTCTACGAGAAGGGCGCGCTGGGCAAAATTCAGTTCCTTCAAGCCAGCCACCAGCAAGACATGGACGGCTGGCCGAATTACTGGCCCGGCCTCCCGCCGATGTGGTACGCGACGCATTGCGTCGGCCCGGTCTGCGGCCTGACACGAGCCACGGCCGAATACGTTTCGTGTTTCGGTTCCGGCACGATCCGCAAGGAACTTATCAAGAAATACAACTCCCCGTTCGCGGTGGAAACCACGCACATCAAGTTCAAAAACTCCGACCTGAGCGCCCGCATTTACCGGTCCCTGTTCGACGTAGCGCGGCAGTATCGGGAGAGCATCGACGTTTACGGCTCGAAGCGAACATTTGAATGGACGCTCATCGAACACGAGCCGCACGTCCTCCACACGGCAAAACTGCCGGAACCTAAGATTCCCAAGAAGATCAAAGCGCCCGACTACGCGAAGCTGCTGCCCAAACCGATCCAGCGCTTCACAACCAAGGGCGTTTATGACCTGGCGAAGAAGACACACCTCAGCTTCACGCAAGGGGCCGGCCACGGCGGATCGCATCCGCACATGGTGCATGAGTTCTTGACCGCGCTGGTGAAAGACCGCGATCCATTCCCAAACGCGAAACAATCGGCCAACTGGACGTGTGTCGGCCTGTGCGCGCATCAATCGGCGTTGAAAGGCGGCCAGATTGTGAAGCTGCCGGCGTTCACGATTTGA